In Candidatus Yanofskybacteria bacterium, the sequence AGAATAAGGAAACAGAGTAGGCCGATTCCTGGCGCTCCTCTATCAATCAGCATAGACATAGTTCCTGCTGGCTGATGCGTAAGCATGGCAATAGCCACGATTAATGCATAGAGAACGAATATGATAGCCATAAGGTGCCATTTGTTAAAATTCTTTTTCATTATGAGCTCTCCTTTCGACTAACTAAAACGTACCGGCTTCGTGAACTAGATGACCTTGATCATCGTAGACATGCATCTTAGTCATCTCCCCGCCCTTTTTGTCTGCGTGCTCTTTTGCTAGAGCTAAGGTCTCGAAGTCACCTTCTTGCCAATCCGTACCGTCAAAAGTATCAACTCCGATAACCCGGAATTTGCCCGTAAGCGCACACCGAGAAAAGAGCTCATCGATGCCCCTATTCCCACCCTTACTCACCGGCCTTGGATCGTATGGCACGATTAACCTCCTGACCTATAGCACGAAATAACCATAACATACTTTTTCGATATATGTCAATGAGAGAGTTTCGCCTCTACCACAGCTGGCCTAAGATCCACAGATAATTAAAACCACCCAAAGAAAGGGTGGTTTTAATTATCTGCAGCCCCGACGGGATTTGAACCCGTGTTACATGGATGAGAACCATGTGTCCTGACCGGGCTAGACGACAGGGCCATATTCTGTGGAATTATAGCAGAAAAAGACTAATTGACAAATATGGTCATTTTATTACATACTCTGGACAGCCTCTTTAACAAGTGAGGGAATACCATGAAGATAAGGAAATTGGCCATATTAGCTATATTAATGGTCTCCATATCTATATGGGGTTGCGATATGATTCAGAAATCGGTTTCGCCGTCTCCAACTCCAACTAGTAACGAGATCGTAAGCACCGGATTTACCATCCAAGGAAAAGCGGAAATAACTGGTAGAAATCAAAACGTACAATTCAAATTACTAGTTATCCTTAGCGACGGTACTACCCAAGACCAAACTACTGCGGCCACATGGGAATCATCAAATACCGTAGTCGCAACCGTTGATACCAAGAGCGGCCTAGTCACTAGCAAAGGCTACGGTGAGGCTCAGATCACGGCCACCTATCAGAATACTAGGACTCAATTCGCACTCAAGGTTGTGCCGCTCACCATACTATTTGAAGCAATTTCTGATGACATGGCCATATTTAAAAAAGACGGAGTCAAGTTCTATGAAAAACATGGTTACGGCGGCGGCGGAAGAGGATTTAATGTCGCTGCGATTTCTCGCACAACAGGTGAGTTAATTTATCCAGTGAAAAACTTCGATACCTACGCATCCAGAGAAGATGGAAAAGAGATGAAAGCGATGATAGATTTTATTAATAGTTTGCCTAATGGAACATTACTCTTGATTGCCGTGGCCGACGAAGCCGGACTTAATACTTGGCCTGGAATGTCATACACCTCTTGCACGGCAAAGGTTAATCCATACAATGAGCAAGGCAAACAGCTTCTTGAAGCTCTAGGCTCTACTATGATTAGAAAATATTGCTATAGATATCGTTGGGCTATGATTACAATCAAGGGTAGCGGGAAATTGGCAGAAGATTACAACAATGATTACTATCCAGTTACGATTAAAGCTAGCGTACCTCTTGTTTAAATAGGAACCAAAGAGGGCTGTCTTTCTTGAGAAAGACAGCCCTCTTTATGATTTTACAATATAATCGGATAGACTATTTCGCTAGCCATTTCCTACTTTGCCTCACCAACAATTCCATTTTCTTCTCCGGCTCTGCCATTATCTCTTCGACGACTTTTTCCATGCGTATCCCCTGAGATCCTTTAATTAGCACCACGTCCCCTTCTCTAATAATTTCTTGGACTTTGAGCTTAGCGGCATCAGAAGTTTCAAACGTATATATATTCTCTTTGAGCATTTGATTACTGGCTGAATCAGCTATGAATTTTGCCCTAGCTCCAACACACACCAATGCATCAGTTATATTGCCGGCCATATTACCAACATCCTGATGAGCTTTAATTGAATATTCCCCTAGCTCAAGCATATCTCCTAAGACTGCTAACTTTCTTGCGCCCTTAATATCTTTCAGCACTTCCAGCGCTAAATGCATAGCCGCCGGCGAAGCGTTATAAGTGTCGTCAATTATAATCGAACCTTTAATCCCAGGGAGGATTCTCAATCTGCCCGGTTGACCATGAAATCTAGATAAGGCCTCGCTAATGCTTACTAGGTTAAGACCAAGAATTCTTCCAACGGCCGCGGCGGCACCGCATGATAAAGCCATAGACTTGCCCAACGAACCGGCCATCCTGACTGGCACAGAACTAATGCCCTGATTTATTTTAAAGCTAACGCCGATAGGCTTGCCATCTTCATCGTAAGCGTAATCATAGCTTGATAGTTTCAATTGAGAATTTTCCGTGAAACCATAAGACACAACTTTAGCCCTAGTACTATGGGCCATTTTAGCGACTAGGGGGTCATCGTAATTAAGAACTGCGTAATCAGACTCAGACATCAGCCTCAGTAGTTCGGACTTTTCTCTAGCAACATGTTCTTTATTATGGAAATATTCGACATGCACGGGAGTCTCTCCGACCGCAGTAACGATGCCTATATGCGGCTTAAATCTTCTCGCTAGCTTCTTTATGTCTCCCGGATGATCAGCGCCGTATTCTAGAACTAGTATCTCGGGATACTTTTGCTTAATAATTAGTCCAATAAAACCATTCCATAGAACCTTGAGCCAGAAAGAAGCGCTAGTACCGGATGAGTAATATTCTGTCGAATAATCGCCCAATATAGTTAGCGGCAAGCCAATCTCATTATTTAAATTGCCGGCGCTGACTCTGGTCCTCTTAATCGCACTTACAACTGTGGCGATTGCCTCTTTAGTCGTAGTCTTACCAACATTTCCAGTTACGCCAACGATCATCGGCTTATATTTTCGAAGATATCTCTTAGCCAATATATTCAAAATAATTTCTAGTATTTTCTTCATGCGAGATAATGCGATTACTTCGCCCCAAGCCTACGACATTTATTGAAAGTCTGGGCGGTGAATGGATATGACTTTCGAGAGGCCCGCGCAGGCTCGACTGGAGCCGAGCGAGAGGGTGATTTCTCAGCAGAGAAATACAGCCCGCACTCGAAAAAGTCATATCCAGAAACCGCCACGCGAGCTACTTCCTTGTCGGCGGGATATTATAATAATTCAGGAGAAAATTAGCGATCTCTCGATAAGTTGACGACAAGCTGTCTGAGGCAAATGTCACGCCTTTAGGCTTGTCTATCTTTATTAAAATTACAAACTTAGCATCATAAGCCGGAGCAAAACCCATAAAATCGTGAATGAACTGATTTTCTGTGTAGCCACCTTTGCTATCAGAAATCTGCGCTGTACCAGTCTTTCCAGCGATATCATAACCTTTTATTCTGGCTTTATCAAAACCGACATCGACTACGCTAACAAGCATAGCCTTAAGCTTAGTGGCAGTTTTCTCAGTGATAGGGATGCCCACGATCTCAGGCTTAGTTATTATTTCTGTTCCGCCTTCTTTGATTATCTTCTCAACTATATACGGCTTCATTAATTTCCCTCCATTGGCTATAGTCGAATAAGCGTTAACCAGCTGGATTGGGGTAACGGCGATGCCCTGCCCGAAAGAAGCCGTGAGGAAATTAATTTTTCGACCGCTATACAGGTTGGTTATATCCCCGTGCACTTCACCCGGAAGATCGACGCCCGTAAGCTGGCCAAAGCCCATATTAATAACATAATTTAGGAAATTCTCATCACCCATCAGACTCTCAACGTGCATGACTCCAGTGTTGATAGATTTTTCAAGCACTTGCGACATGTTAACGACGCCAAATACTTTTTCACTAAAATTCTTGATCGTATATCCAGCTATGTTGACCGAACCAGTGTCAGTAAAACTGGTTTGAGGTGTGATTTTATTCAAATCTAATCCCGCGGCCATAGTTATTGATTTAAAAGACGAACCGGGCTCAAACACTTCCTGAGTGCTACTGTTTAAAAACAATGAAGTCTTTGACTCAGAATATTTATTTGGATCAAATGTCGGCATGTCAGTCATGGCTAAGATTTTCCCAGTATTCGGATCCTGCACTATTATTGTACCCTTCTCAGCCTCGTATTTCTTGAGTAAATTTATCAGTCTATCTTCTACGTAATCTTGTATATTCTTATCAATCGTTAGAATAATGTCTGACGGCCTACTCACTATTTTTTGCTTCGAATCGTCTTTGACGAACCACTTCTTTACGCTATCGAGATAAGACGATTCAGCACTGACTTCTTGGTCTACAGTTACGCTACCAACCGCCAATTGCTCGTCGTACTTGGATTCAATCCCGTATTGACCAATTCTGCCGGATTGACCATAGCCGAGAAAGCCAAGAACGTCAGCAGCTAGCGAACCTCCAGGATAATATCTATCCATCTCTAACGCCGTCGATATACCCTTAATGCCTAGACTCTTTATTTTCTCTGCCTGATCATTGGTTAACCTTCTTTGCACCACTTTATAATATCCTCCATCCGTCGAAATTAGCTTTAATACTCTTTCCTTATCGAGCATCAAGATATCTGCTAATTTCTGAGCTGATTCGTCTAACTTATCTTTGTCTACCATCGATGGATTAACCTGAACCAATGCAAATTTTTTGTTGGTAGCCGCTAGGAATAGAGAGTCTTTCCCTTCGGTATTCGCAACCTTTTTTGGATCTTGAATGTATATATTGCCACGAGCCAAGACATTGCTCACTCTGTCTCGTTGAGCTACGGCAGTACGAGAATAGCTAGAATGGTTTATATACGATAAAACAAAAAGTCGGTACGATATCAGTCCAGTGACCAGTATCACAAAACCAAATATAATATTTATGCGCGTATTCTCGTTGCCCTTCATGATCTAATTATACAATAAAGTAGCACTCCGGCCCAAGCCTACGACTCGACCGATAGTCGAGCCGCTCCTGCGGCGGCTCGCTGTCTACACGCTCGGCATTTCGAAGAACCTATTCTTTGTCGCCCCTTCGGGGCTATATCAAATATGTTCCAGCCGAAATGCCTGCGCGAGTTCTCGCTGTAGGCTTTGGCCTTCGCTTGGTTCGGGAGAATTAACTTGATTGCGGATGATTCGAAATAGAATGGGCCTCGCTTATTTGTAGGTTCTAAGCCCTCGGGCCTGTGAAACTTGCACGAAGTGAGCGAGACTGCGCTTATCTATGGCAAGAACCGCAATTTCCTCTGAAGTGATTGGGTCTTCGCTTAAAGAATATAGCGCTACTTGCTTTTATGGTATTCCCATGGTATAATATAACCACAGTTCCGTACCAATTCAGGCCACTACTGCCACGGGTCATGTTGCCCAAAAAGTAGGGAGGAATCGATGAGAAAGACTCTGCAAATCGTGATCTGGCTTTCCCTCGGCGTCGTACTCGGCGTCGCCTCCTACCCGTACCTCCAGAAGACGTTCTCGCCGACTCCGACCATGGATCAGGCGTCGAACACGCTGGAATCCCCTATCTCCACGGTCAAGGATCGCGGCCCGATCAAGATCGGGATCTCGGGGAAGATCGTGGTCACGTATACCACGTTCGACAACCGGCCCGTAGAACTAGTCTACGAGCCGTACAAGAACACCGGTCGGGCTCGGGTGACCCTTCGGATCAAGGGCCGAGACTATGCCGATGTCGCTGGCAACGACGATCTTCTTCTCTTTCTGAAGCAGGCCGTCGTCGTATTGACTGGCTCAGAATTTCCAAAGCTGATGCCATCAAGGCCGAGCGTCGGCAAGACGACCAAGCTCGGAGAGACTGGGTACTACTTCGTCTATGACGGCGGGTATCCGATCTGGGGACCGCATGGTAGCATCGGCCCCGATGGAGACTACAGCTGCCTGTTCTTCGCCGAGAATGCGACCTTCGATGGTAAGACCATCAAAGCATCGGGAAGATCGGATATCATCGGCTACAATGGCTACGCCGATTACGTCGGCAGACAGTAGCTCGCCCGCCGAGGAAGCGGACCTTGAAGGTCCATCCCTGGGCGGGCCTTGTTTTTTATAAAACCCGCAAGTTTTTATTAATCGCAGCGAGGTCTTAATCACTTCAGAGGAAATACCCTAAAACCAAGCAAGGCTATCTCGAAATGAGTTCCTCCGCAGATAAGACAATGGCAGCAAATTGGGAAAGTATTATCCCAAAACAATAGGTCAAGCGCCGAGCAACAAAAACAGTTCCGCCTAATAGCGGAACTGTTTTTGTGTTAAGCGAGGAGGCAAGCGCGGGTTACCTGTTGTTTTGGCTCCGTAGTACTTTTCTATATTTGCCGCCATTGGTGCGACCGAGGACCAGGACCGAATTTCGAGATGGCCGAGCGTTATCTTTGCAACGCGACCCCGCCGCTTTGGAACATAGCCATAGAATCCTTGGCCTCAACCATATTGTTCGAATTGGCAAAACTAATAATCGCAGATTGATCTTCCATCGAAGATTTTGATGCCATAAGAGCGGCATTCGACTCGTTAAGCGAAACTATTTTATCATTCATCAATTTGACCTTGTAGCCACCGGCCGTAACGACATTCATTTGCATAACATAAGCTAGGAGCATAACAACGAAGAGGCCAACCAAAACCACATTGATTGTAAACCAATAACCATTCTGAAGCGCCCACTCTTTCGCATGAGCTGAGTTCTCGCCGATTACACTGAGCCTTGTTCCGACCACCGATAAACCATTTCTCGTGCTTGATACTTTCAATTGATCCGGCAGAGGCATTCCGACCCCACCCGGTTAACTAACAATTGTTTTATCTACTCACTAGGTTGTTTGGGATTGTGATTTTTACTTTTTTCTAAAAATCGTAATCTCAAGCAACCTTTACAACTTCTCGACTATCTTCATCTTAGCGCTTCGCGCTCTGGGATTCTTCGTCACCTCGCTCCATTTGGGCTTAATGGTATCTTTGGTAACAAATTTTATGATCCCTTCTTTCGCTTTCTGTTTAAAAATCTCTTTAACTGTCTTATCTTCCAACCCCTGGAATGATATGACGACCAATCTTCCACCAGGAACTAGAATGTCGATAGCTCCCTCGATACCTTTACTTATGGTCCCCATCTCGTCGTTTACCTCGATTCTCAATGCCTGGAACGTCTTTGTCGCAAAATTTATTTTTCTATGCTTATACCAATTAGGCACGGCTACCGATATCGCTTCGACCAATTGCGTAGTCGTTATTATCGGCCTCTCTTTCCTGGTTTTGTTAATGCTATCGGCTATTTCTGAAGCAAACTGCTCTTCGCCATATTTCACCAAAATCTCTTCAATCTCATTCTTTGTATAAGTGTTTATGATGGTCTGGGCCGTAATCTTCTGCTTCTCAGGATTAAACCTCATATCTAAGGGCTGATCTTTTTGAAACGTGAATCCTCTACTTGAAGACTCATAGTGCCATGAAGATACTCCTAGATCGAAATACACTCCATCGGGCTTGAGATTATATTTCTCAGCCACCGCCTTTATATTTGCATAGCTATCATTCGTAACAACTATGGAAGGATCGAGCTCCAGCTCATTTACCATCACTGGATCCAGCTCTATGCCCAATATTTTCAAGTTCGGCAGTCTTTCTCTCAATGCCGTTGCGTGACCACCACCATCTAGCGTGGCATCTATAACTGTTTTGCCTATGCCATCTCCTAAATTTAAATAATCAATGGTTTCCTCTAGTAATACTGGTGTATGGACTCTTTCTTTATTCATTTAAATTATTCCTAGATCACCCAACTTTTGAGCGATATTATCAGAATTCTTTTCAAGATTAGACTTATAGCCCTCCCACTTAGCTTCGTCCCAGAGCTCCAGCCTATTGAATACTCCCGTTACGATGACTGTCTTCTTCAGATCGGCATAATTCTTTAAACTATCTGGTATAAGAACCCTCCCCAAGGCGTCAAAATCAACTTCTGCGGCGCTTGAAAGCATCAACCTACTAAATGCCCTTGAATCTTGCTGACCAATCGGCATATTCACGATTTTCTCGGTTAGCTGATTCCAATATTTTGAAGGAAACACGAATAGGCATCCATCGAGCCCTCTCGTTAGAACCGCGCCTTCGCCTAACTCTTTCCTAAATTTTGAAGGGATTGCTAATCTTTTCTTGGCATCTAAGCTATGTTTGTATTCTCCGATTAGCATATTAGCTTTCAATGGTTATCCACTATTACCCACTTACATCCACTTCTACTGAATTATATACCACCTAGGCACTATCGTGCAATGTGCATAACTCTGAGTCGGAGATCTGTAACGAAGAGCACCTTTTAGGCTGCAAAGGTGCTCTTCGGGAAATTATTAATGGAACTGGATTTCGCTTGAATAAAACAAAAATCGGCGCAAAGCGCCGATTAGGAGTCCGTATTAAGTCCGATACTCGTCTGTCGAAAATAAGCAATCCTCTGACTTAGATCTTTCATATCGACTACTGCAAGATCAGGATTCTCGGCCATTATTGCCCCGACAGATGAGTAGGAAGTCGGATTAACTAAGCCAATAGATACCAGCCCCAACTCATTGCTTATCCTCACGTCTTCTGCCGTATCGCCAAAATAGGCAATTCGCCTTCTCGGTAGACCAGTAGAATCCACGAATTTCTCCAAATACCTTTTCTTTGGCCATGCCCCAGCGATAACGATTCCCAATTGATTTTTGATGTTAAATCTTCGAAGAAGAATATCAATGATCGCAGGAACTTCGGCGCTAATAAGTGCCGAATATGGAAATAATCCAATCCCTCGGAAAGACCAGAGCAAGTCACGAGCT encodes:
- a CDS encoding 16S rRNA (cytosine(1402)-N(4))-methyltransferase, yielding MNKERVHTPVLLEETIDYLNLGDGIGKTVIDATLDGGGHATALRERLPNLKILGIELDPVMVNELELDPSIVVTNDSYANIKAVAEKYNLKPDGVYFDLGVSSWHYESSSRGFTFQKDQPLDMRFNPEKQKITAQTIINTYTKNEIEEILVKYGEEQFASEIADSINKTRKERPIITTTQLVEAISVAVPNWYKHRKINFATKTFQALRIEVNDEMGTISKGIEGAIDILVPGGRLVVISFQGLEDKTVKEIFKQKAKEGIIKFVTKDTIKPKWSEVTKNPRARSAKMKIVEKL
- a CDS encoding cell division/cell wall cluster transcriptional repressor MraZ, which encodes MLIGEYKHSLDAKKRLAIPSKFRKELGEGAVLTRGLDGCLFVFPSKYWNQLTEKIVNMPIGQQDSRAFSRLMLSSAAEVDFDALGRVLIPDSLKNYADLKKTVIVTGVFNRLELWDEAKWEGYKSNLEKNSDNIAQKLGDLGII